One Thermodesulfobacteriota bacterium genomic region harbors:
- a CDS encoding glycosyltransferase, which translates to MATLRKYSSALRENVHMWIDKIKSVDILVSIPSYNCEDSIGYVVEQVGQGLAQHYPGLKTAVFISDGGSLDDTREKAYGALIPDGVERRVTIYRGLPGKGTSLRAVFEAATLLNAKAIAMFDADLRSITPEWVKLMIDPILNQTAGFVAPLYRRHKFDGTITNHIVYPMTRALYGVDLRQPIGGDFAFSPELAEFYMREDVWDTDVAKFGIDIWMSTSAINEGYKVVQSYLGTKIHGAKDPGSDLGPMFHQVISTLFYLMGRYENKWRQEATLKSIPIINFKGEILQLEPVNVNLKRLKTEFIEGFNHFKPMYRHILSTENMSRLESIHRSWESGKEEELDAELWSKVLYDFAVIYQLWQRNRRRLVDIITPLYFGRTKSYCEQVIDMSSDEAEAVVQKQAEVFEKNKPYLIERFSMWE; encoded by the coding sequence ATGGCAACCTTGAGAAAATACTCCTCAGCACTTAGGGAAAATGTGCACATGTGGATAGACAAGATAAAAAGCGTGGACATATTGGTGAGCATTCCCAGCTACAACTGCGAGGACAGCATAGGCTATGTGGTGGAACAGGTAGGGCAGGGATTAGCACAACATTATCCTGGTCTTAAGACTGCGGTTTTCATCAGTGACGGGGGATCTCTAGACGATACACGGGAAAAGGCTTATGGAGCTTTGATTCCCGACGGCGTGGAAAGACGCGTCACCATATACCGCGGATTACCCGGAAAAGGTACATCGCTTCGGGCGGTGTTTGAAGCGGCTACCCTGCTTAATGCCAAAGCTATTGCCATGTTCGATGCAGATCTTAGGAGCATTACCCCGGAATGGGTAAAACTGATGATAGACCCCATACTGAACCAAACGGCTGGGTTCGTAGCCCCGTTATACCGTCGGCATAAGTTTGACGGCACCATCACCAACCACATTGTATATCCCATGACCCGGGCACTTTACGGAGTGGACTTGCGTCAGCCCATCGGGGGGGATTTTGCTTTTTCTCCCGAACTGGCCGAGTTTTACATGAGAGAAGATGTGTGGGATACCGATGTGGCCAAATTTGGGATCGATATTTGGATGTCTACCTCGGCCATAAATGAGGGCTATAAAGTGGTTCAATCCTACCTGGGGACGAAGATCCATGGAGCCAAGGACCCGGGCAGCGACCTGGGACCCATGTTCCATCAGGTTATCAGCACCCTTTTTTATCTCATGGGAAGGTATGAAAACAAATGGCGTCAAGAGGCCACGCTAAAATCAATTCCCATAATCAACTTCAAAGGGGAAATTCTCCAACTGGAACCGGTCAATGTAAATTTGAAGAGGTTGAAGACCGAGTTCATAGAAGGATTTAATCACTTTAAGCCTATGTATAGACACATACTGAGCACCGAGAACATGTCCAGGCTTGAAAGCATCCACCGGAGCTGGGAGTCGGGCAAGGAAGAAGAATTGGACGCCGAGCTGTGGAGTAAGGTTCTCTACGACTTTGCGGTTATATATCAACTCTGGCAGAGAAACAGGCGTCGGCTGGTGGACATTATCACACCGCTTTATTTTGGCCGCACTAAGAGTTACTGCGAGCAGGTGATTGACATGAGCAGTGACGAAGCGGAGGCCGTAGTACAAAAACAGGCCGAAGTATTCGAAAAGAACAAACCATACCTTATAGAGAGGTTTTCCATGTGGGAATAA
- a CDS encoding Hsp20/alpha crystallin family protein encodes MAIMRLDPMRDFGSLQDRINRLFEETLRGFFAGDREDLEKGMWAPAVDIYETENSYVVSADLPGMNKEDIQIDLRDSTLTIKGEKKFVEDVKRDNYVRIERAYGTFVRSFTLPQTVDADGIKANYKDGVLTLTLPKTEQAKPKQIKIN; translated from the coding sequence ATGGCGATCATGAGGTTGGATCCAATGAGAGATTTTGGTTCACTTCAAGACAGAATAAACAGGTTGTTCGAGGAGACCCTGAGGGGTTTTTTCGCGGGAGACAGGGAGGATTTAGAGAAAGGAATGTGGGCACCGGCGGTGGACATCTACGAGACTGAGAACAGCTATGTGGTCAGCGCTGACCTGCCTGGAATGAACAAAGAGGATATACAAATTGACCTGAGGGATAGCACACTCACCATCAAGGGGGAGAAGAAATTCGTGGAGGATGTAAAAAGAGACAATTACGTGAGAATCGAGCGTGCGTATGGAACCTTCGTCCGCAGCTTTACGCTTCCTCAAACCGTAGATGCCGATGGGATAAAGGCCAATTACAAAGACGGTGTGCTCACGCTTACCCTCCCCAAGACCGAGCAGGCAAAACCAAAACAGATTAAAATCAATTAA
- a CDS encoding glycosyl transferase family 2 produces the protein MAPKKGKKTLNILDIDDEAKRKVEEIEHADIVVGIPSFNNEKTIGHVVKAAEYGLAKYFPNMKAVLVNSDGGSKDKTKDVVRDTGVYHSLNTILVDHPISPAAQVIATYNGIPGKGSALKAIFEVSDRLGAKACVLLDSDLRSVTPEWIELLARPIIRRGYDYVSPFYSRHKYDGTITNMVVYPLTRALYGKRVRQPIGGDFGISKKLIKNYLDKAVWGTDVARYGIDIWMTTVAISEDFKICQSFLGAKIHDAKDPGKSLGPMFRQVVATVFRLMKDYEGDWKEIKESIPTAMYGFVSEVYPEPIEVTLEPMIENFNSGLREHAEFWKKFLPDERLYELNQIASLGINEFRFPPEVWVKAVYDFAAGFNKAKGADKERIVESMTSLYFGRVASFVIESKDLKTYDAELLIETQALKFEELKPYLLERWG, from the coding sequence ATGGCGCCTAAGAAAGGAAAAAAGACGCTCAACATTCTGGACATTGATGATGAAGCTAAGAGAAAGGTAGAAGAGATTGAGCATGCAGACATAGTGGTTGGGATTCCCAGTTTCAACAACGAAAAGACCATCGGCCATGTGGTTAAAGCCGCGGAATACGGACTGGCCAAGTATTTCCCAAACATGAAAGCGGTTTTGGTGAATTCCGACGGCGGTTCAAAGGATAAAACGAAGGATGTAGTAAGGGATACGGGGGTGTATCACAGCCTCAATACCATCCTGGTAGACCACCCGATCTCCCCGGCGGCGCAGGTAATCGCCACTTATAATGGGATTCCGGGAAAAGGGAGTGCCCTGAAGGCCATATTCGAGGTTTCGGACAGGCTGGGGGCTAAGGCCTGTGTCCTGCTAGACTCCGACTTGCGAAGCGTCACTCCGGAGTGGATAGAGCTACTGGCCAGGCCGATTATAAGAAGAGGGTACGACTACGTTTCGCCATTTTACTCGCGCCACAAATATGACGGCACCATTACGAATATGGTGGTGTATCCGCTCACCAGGGCGCTTTATGGGAAAAGGGTGAGGCAGCCGATAGGAGGCGATTTTGGCATCTCTAAAAAGTTGATTAAAAACTATCTGGATAAGGCCGTCTGGGGAACGGATGTAGCCAGATACGGTATTGACATCTGGATGACTACGGTGGCCATAAGCGAGGATTTCAAGATTTGCCAGTCTTTTTTGGGGGCCAAGATCCATGATGCAAAAGACCCTGGTAAATCGCTGGGCCCGATGTTTAGGCAGGTCGTAGCCACCGTTTTTAGGCTGATGAAAGACTATGAAGGCGATTGGAAAGAGATAAAAGAGAGCATCCCCACGGCGATGTACGGTTTTGTGTCCGAGGTCTACCCGGAACCGATAGAAGTAACCCTGGAGCCGATGATAGAAAATTTTAACTCGGGGCTTCGGGAACACGCCGAGTTTTGGAAGAAGTTCCTGCCGGATGAACGGTTGTATGAATTAAATCAAATAGCTTCACTCGGTATAAACGAGTTTCGTTTTCCTCCTGAAGTTTGGGTGAAAGCAGTCTATGATTTTGCGGCGGGATTCAACAAAGCCAAGGGTGCGGATAAGGAGAGAATCGTGGAATCGATGACCTCTCTCTATTTCGGACGGGTAGCGTCGTTTGTAATCGAGAGTAAAGACCTGAAGACCTATGATGCAGAGCTTCTCATAGAAACCCAGGCTCTCAAGTTTGAGGAGCTAAAACCCTATCTCCTGGAAAGATGGGGATAG
- a CDS encoding isochorismatase family cysteine hydrolase, with protein sequence MEINPVLLVVDMQNGFCGIGGSFDQFGFNIQPYRAIIPKVRKMIDYMREKGVPIYYSKAIREASGIDLIDRVHKIIPDSRRERLKKMHLCIRDTWDSEIIDELKPESHDYIVEKRRDSVFQDTEFELWLKALRADTIVFTGIDTYVCVESTVRDAFNKGYDVILLKDCVASRNPKHHSDSIEQITEAYGLVLDSDDFMKMIENKQIILITENNPQ encoded by the coding sequence ATGGAAATTAACCCGGTACTTCTGGTCGTAGATATGCAAAACGGTTTTTGTGGCATCGGGGGTTCATTCGACCAGTTTGGCTTCAACATACAACCCTATAGAGCGATAATACCCAAAGTCAGAAAGATGATTGATTATATGAGAGAAAAAGGAGTGCCGATTTATTACTCAAAGGCGATAAGAGAGGCCTCCGGAATAGACCTTATCGACCGGGTACACAAAATCATCCCGGATAGCCGCCGAGAGAGACTCAAAAAAATGCACCTTTGCATCAGAGATACCTGGGACAGCGAAATCATAGACGAGTTAAAGCCGGAGTCCCACGACTATATAGTGGAGAAAAGGCGGGACTCTGTATTTCAGGACACAGAATTTGAGCTATGGCTTAAGGCCCTTCGAGCGGACACCATAGTTTTCACCGGAATCGACACCTATGTTTGCGTAGAGAGCACGGTGAGGGATGCGTTTAACAAGGGCTATGACGTAATTCTATTGAAGGACTGTGTTGCTTCGAGAAATCCCAAACACCATTCAGACTCCATCGAGCAAATCACTGAGGCCTACGGCCTGGTCTTAGATTCCGATGATTTTATGAAGATGATAGAGAATAAGCAAATAATTCTAATTACGGAAAATAACCCACAATAA
- the pyk gene encoding pyruvate kinase, whose translation MPRTKIVCTIGPASSSPQILEQLIKAGMNVARLNFSHGTRSEHGRVILHIRRIARRLGCPVAILQDLAGPKIRIGEIENGVVTLESGGLFTLTNRRVLGDEKVVSINYPSLPREIKPGDTLLLSDGALELKVLQTNAHDIKCRVIVGGPLSSNKGINLPTGSIKTPILTAKDKDDLAFGIEHEVDFIALSFVRNAKDVEDVRRFMRRGKGSGIPIIAKIEKHEALKNIDEIIEAVDGVMVARGDLGVEIPLEKVPRVQKMLIEKTNRLGTPVITATQMLRSMVDSRRPTRAEVTDVANAILDGTDALMLSEETAIGNYPVESVRMMAKIAEDTEAVFPFDAWSRKYPEEGLKSVPEAVSRRACELAEDIGAKLIITFTQSGATARMVSKHRPSPVILAATPVKETYRRLALVWGVIPILSKTMKSTDQMIKGVIEDALSSGMASRGERAVITAGLPVGISGNTNLIKAEVLDGKGM comes from the coding sequence ATGCCAAGGACTAAGATCGTATGCACCATAGGCCCCGCTTCCAGCTCGCCACAGATTCTAGAGCAGTTGATAAAAGCGGGGATGAACGTAGCCCGATTAAATTTCTCCCATGGAACGAGGTCTGAACATGGGAGGGTAATTCTTCACATTAGAAGGATTGCCCGGAGGCTCGGCTGCCCCGTGGCTATACTTCAAGACCTGGCCGGCCCTAAAATAAGAATCGGGGAAATCGAAAATGGGGTTGTAACACTGGAATCGGGAGGGTTATTTACCCTCACCAACCGTCGGGTGCTTGGAGATGAAAAAGTGGTTTCGATCAACTACCCCAGCCTTCCCAGAGAAATAAAGCCGGGAGACACACTCCTCCTCAGCGACGGGGCTCTGGAACTAAAGGTCTTGCAGACAAACGCCCATGATATCAAGTGCAGGGTGATCGTGGGCGGCCCTCTCAGCTCGAACAAGGGCATCAACCTGCCCACCGGCTCGATCAAAACCCCCATTCTGACCGCCAAGGATAAAGACGACTTGGCTTTCGGAATAGAGCATGAAGTCGATTTTATTGCGTTATCTTTCGTGAGAAATGCTAAAGACGTGGAAGACGTAAGGCGATTCATGAGGAGAGGGAAAGGAAGCGGCATACCGATAATCGCCAAGATAGAGAAGCATGAAGCGCTCAAGAATATAGATGAAATCATAGAGGCAGTCGACGGCGTCATGGTGGCCCGTGGTGACCTGGGGGTGGAGATTCCACTGGAGAAGGTGCCCCGGGTACAAAAGATGCTTATCGAAAAAACAAATAGGCTCGGCACCCCGGTTATTACCGCCACTCAGATGCTCCGTTCGATGGTGGATAGCCGTCGACCTACCCGGGCCGAGGTCACCGATGTGGCAAACGCCATCCTGGACGGCACTGACGCCCTTATGCTTTCCGAAGAAACGGCCATAGGGAATTACCCGGTCGAATCCGTAAGGATGATGGCAAAAATTGCCGAGGACACCGAGGCCGTTTTTCCCTTCGATGCTTGGTCTCGAAAATATCCCGAAGAGGGTCTAAAGTCCGTGCCCGAGGCGGTCAGCCGGCGGGCCTGTGAGCTAGCCGAAGATATAGGGGCAAAATTGATAATAACCTTCACCCAGTCGGGAGCCACGGCCAGGATGGTATCAAAACACCGGCCGAGTCCGGTTATCTTGGCGGCTACACCGGTAAAAGAGACCTACCGCCGTTTGGCGCTGGTGTGGGGTGTAATACCTATTTTGAGCAAGACTATGAAAAGCACAGATCAAATGATCAAAGGGGTAATCGAGGATGCATTAAGCTCGGGCATGGCCAGCCGGGGTGAAAGGGCGGTAATTACTGCAGGCCTTCCCGTCGGTATTTCCGGCAATACTAATTTGATAAAGGCAGAGGTTCTGGACGGTAAAGGAATGTAA
- a CDS encoding energy transducer TonB, giving the protein MNLIGNNTSDYLKGNRRKRSILPFIALSILFHLFLVLLYLLLYPPDRQAVKPKEKPEFIEITQVPIPKEKETEPPEETKRLAERSHQAPEEKTKDDFTKEGAVSALPQPKQPSQTKKTEEKTQPSKQSKEVKTAKKEPRKEVSTDKSRQVASIPKVEKDSELARKQLEERRPPDLSKEDLFSAVPRQPSQEQQASQGFLGARNIEKKEDTVDFNTTEFKYISYFNKLKRQIEGVWNYPELSRLRGEQGELFLIFTIRRDGQLEDVKLINSSGYARLDDEAIRAIDVAAPFPPFPSQWGSLERLNVRAVFRYQISYGWQIR; this is encoded by the coding sequence GTGAATCTTATTGGAAATAACACCTCGGACTATTTAAAAGGGAATAGAAGAAAGAGGTCTATTCTTCCCTTTATAGCTTTATCCATTCTCTTTCACCTGTTTCTTGTCCTACTCTATCTCCTGCTCTATCCGCCGGACAGGCAGGCGGTAAAGCCAAAGGAAAAGCCGGAGTTTATAGAGATAACCCAGGTTCCAATACCTAAGGAAAAAGAGACCGAGCCTCCGGAAGAGACGAAACGCCTTGCGGAAAGGTCTCATCAGGCCCCTGAGGAAAAAACAAAGGATGATTTTACCAAGGAAGGGGCGGTAAGTGCACTACCTCAGCCCAAACAGCCCAGCCAAACCAAGAAGACCGAGGAGAAGACCCAACCCTCCAAACAGTCTAAAGAGGTAAAAACGGCGAAGAAGGAGCCAAGGAAAGAAGTAAGTACGGATAAGTCCCGCCAGGTTGCCTCTATCCCAAAAGTGGAAAAGGACTCGGAGTTGGCCAGAAAACAGTTGGAGGAGAGAAGACCCCCCGACCTCAGTAAAGAAGACCTTTTTAGCGCTGTTCCCCGTCAACCTTCCCAGGAACAACAGGCTTCTCAAGGGTTTCTGGGGGCCAGGAATATAGAGAAGAAAGAAGATACGGTTGATTTCAACACAACTGAATTCAAGTACATCTCGTATTTCAACAAGCTTAAAAGGCAGATAGAAGGGGTATGGAATTATCCGGAGTTGTCTCGTTTGAGGGGGGAACAGGGTGAGCTTTTTCTTATATTTACGATTAGAAGAGACGGGCAACTGGAGGATGTTAAGTTGATAAACTCTTCTGGATACGCTCGTCTTGATGATGAAGCAATCCGGGCAATCGATGTCGCCGCTCCATTTCCTCCTTTCCCCAGTCAATGGGGGAGCCTGGAGAGGCTCAATGTAAGGGCTGTATTCAGGTATCAGATAAGCTACGGATGGCAGATAAGGTAG
- a CDS encoding bis-aminopropyl spermidine synthase family protein codes for MNFNHLAKEISSRSRIKVSIKDVERFLGALRKTKMPWELADLSDFPVPAVFESMKVLKEKELIAISDGGIRLTAKGKKIARDLHPVEDISCPKCEGRGISLEKFKELEERFLKIQRRRPKPVRRYDQGYVTPKTTLSRFALAYERGDIAGKEIIVLGDDDLMSIVLGLSSLAKRITVVEIDKRLTDFIEGTAEKEGFQVNVQTFDLRHPLPQDHIKKYDAFFTDPPETLKAADAFIGRGISALRAPGSAGYFGLTRREASLTKWYGVQKLLLKYRIVFTDIIHNFNEYVNWGYEEETRAWRLSPLKVRPRKNWYRSALYRFETLDGFRGNFKDYGKENIYEDVESSTT; via the coding sequence ATGAATTTCAATCATCTGGCTAAGGAAATATCATCTCGTTCTCGTATTAAGGTTTCAATCAAGGACGTAGAGAGGTTTTTGGGAGCGCTTCGCAAGACCAAGATGCCGTGGGAGCTGGCTGACCTATCCGATTTCCCCGTTCCGGCTGTTTTCGAGTCCATGAAGGTTTTAAAGGAGAAGGAACTGATTGCAATATCTGACGGCGGCATTCGGCTTACCGCCAAGGGAAAAAAGATTGCCAGGGATCTACACCCGGTGGAAGATATATCCTGCCCCAAGTGCGAGGGCAGGGGGATAAGTTTAGAAAAATTCAAAGAACTGGAGGAGAGGTTTCTCAAGATTCAGAGGAGACGACCCAAACCGGTAAGGCGTTACGACCAGGGATATGTAACCCCAAAAACCACGCTGTCCCGTTTTGCCCTGGCATACGAGAGGGGGGATATCGCCGGGAAAGAAATAATAGTGTTGGGCGATGACGATTTGATGAGCATAGTTTTGGGACTTTCCAGTCTTGCAAAAAGGATCACCGTCGTAGAGATCGATAAGAGGTTAACGGACTTCATCGAGGGGACGGCGGAAAAAGAGGGATTTCAAGTTAACGTACAGACCTTTGACCTGAGGCATCCACTTCCCCAGGACCACATTAAAAAATATGATGCCTTTTTCACCGACCCGCCGGAAACCTTGAAAGCGGCCGACGCCTTCATAGGGCGCGGAATATCCGCACTGCGTGCCCCCGGTTCGGCCGGGTATTTCGGGTTAACCAGGAGGGAAGCTTCTCTCACTAAGTGGTACGGTGTTCAAAAATTGCTTCTTAAATATAGAATCGTATTTACCGACATAATCCACAATTTCAACGAGTACGTAAACTGGGGCTACGAAGAGGAGACCAGGGCCTGGAGGCTGTCGCCGCTAAAGGTTAGACCCCGGAAGAACTGGTACAGGTCTGCACTCTACCGGTTCGAGACTCTCGACGGCTTCAGGGGGAACTTCAAGGATTACGGTAAAGAAAATATATATGAAGATGTGGAAAGCTCGACGACCTGA
- the purM gene encoding phosphoribosylformylglycinamidine cyclo-ligase has translation MAKKITYKSAGVDVSAGNLFVELIKPLAKSTHNKCVIGKIGGFAGCFSPPIDKYRKPILVASTDGVGTKLKIAFMAGRLDTIGIDLVAMNVNDIITCGAEPLFFLDYLATSKLKPGEGVEIIKGIVRGCKKAGCALLGGETAEMPGFYNKGEFDLAGFVVGIVDRDKIIDGSKVKPGDLVIGISSSGLHSNGYSLARKVLFEKLKLSLSDIPSPLSRPLGEELLEPTRIYVKTILSLQKEFHLNALAHITGGGLLENIPRVIPKKFNVVLDASLWEIPPLIKLIKLAGRLDRKEMFRTFNCGIGMTVVTADQEADAVLRKLRRLGEKARVIGEVRRRKRGEEKVIIK, from the coding sequence GTGGCTAAAAAGATCACTTATAAAAGTGCCGGTGTGGATGTTAGTGCCGGAAATCTTTTCGTCGAGCTTATAAAACCCCTGGCCAAATCTACCCATAATAAATGCGTAATAGGAAAGATCGGAGGGTTCGCCGGTTGCTTCTCTCCCCCTATAGATAAATACCGGAAACCCATTCTCGTCGCCTCTACTGACGGAGTGGGAACCAAGCTCAAAATAGCATTCATGGCCGGGAGACTGGACACCATAGGCATTGACCTGGTGGCTATGAACGTGAACGACATAATCACCTGCGGCGCAGAACCCCTATTCTTTCTCGACTACCTGGCCACTTCAAAGCTAAAACCCGGAGAAGGGGTAGAAATAATCAAGGGGATAGTACGGGGATGTAAAAAAGCGGGATGTGCACTCCTGGGGGGCGAAACGGCGGAGATGCCCGGTTTTTATAACAAGGGAGAATTTGACCTGGCCGGCTTTGTGGTCGGGATCGTAGATAGAGACAAAATCATCGACGGCTCTAAGGTCAAGCCCGGGGATTTGGTAATCGGCATTTCCTCAAGCGGGCTTCATTCTAACGGATATTCTCTTGCCAGAAAGGTCCTTTTTGAAAAACTAAAATTGAGTCTCTCGGACATTCCCAGCCCGCTCAGCCGCCCACTTGGAGAAGAGCTTCTGGAGCCAACACGCATTTATGTAAAAACAATACTCTCGCTCCAAAAGGAATTCCACCTGAACGCCTTGGCCCATATCACAGGCGGAGGACTCTTAGAGAACATACCGCGGGTAATTCCTAAAAAGTTTAATGTTGTCCTGGACGCCTCACTTTGGGAAATTCCCCCTCTTATAAAATTAATCAAGCTCGCCGGCCGGCTGGACAGAAAGGAGATGTTCAGGACATTCAACTGCGGGATAGGAATGACCGTGGTTACGGCCGATCAAGAGGCAGACGCCGTTTTGAGAAAGCTCAGGAGGCTTGGAGAAAAGGCCAGGGTTATCGGGGAGGTGAGAAGGAGAAAAAGGGGAGAGGAGAAGGTTATAATAAAGTGA